AGTCCTTGTTCTCGCCGAGCACCTGGCGGTAGCATTGCAGCCAGGAAAGGATGGCGTCGCGTGTGATCACGGGTTGTCTCTTTTGGGGGGGCGGGGCAGATGGAGAGTCGCAGGTGGCAAGTCGCAAGTCGCAGGTGGCAGGTTCTTCGTTGATTGTTGATTGTTGACTGTTGACTGTTTTCTTGTCTACTTGTCTACCTGTTTCCTTGTCTACTTGCCTACTCGATTACCAACGCAGCGCCGGGGTGTTCACGGGTGCATCCCACAGTGAGAGCAGTTCGTCATCCGCCTTCAGCAGTGTGATCGAGCAGCCCTGCATCTCGAGGGAGGTAATGTAGTTGCCCACCAGGCTGCGGGCGATGCTGACGCCGCGCCCCTGGCAGATTTCGGCCAGCTTGCGGTAGATGATGTAAAGCTCGATCACCGGTGTCCCGCCCATGCCGTTGACCATGGCGATGACCCGGTCGCCGGACTTGAAGGGCAGATCATCGAGGATGGGCATGGCCAGCATCTCAGTGATCGCGTCGGCGTTCTGCAAGGCGATGCGTCTGCGGCCAGGTTCGCCGTGGATGCCGATGCCGATCTCGATCTGGTCTTCGGGCAGGTCGAAGGTGGGTTTGCCGGCATGGGGCACGGTGCAGGAGGTGAGGGCCATGCCCATGCTGCGGCCCCAGCCATTGACCTTGCGGCAGAGGTCGGCGACTTCGGCCAGGCTGCGGCCGGCTTCGGCGCCGGCGCCGCAGATTTTCTCGGCCAGCACAGTCGTGCC
The Caldilineales bacterium DNA segment above includes these coding regions:
- the dhaK gene encoding dihydroxyacetone kinase subunit DhaK; this translates as MKKLINKPEDVVTEALQGVALAHGDLVRVHFDPNYVVRADAPVKGKVGVISGGGSGHEPMHGGFVGMGMLDAACPGAVFTSPTPDQMQAATMAVDGGAGVLHIVKNYTGDVLNFEMAAEMAQMDGVEVASVVIDDDVAVQDSLYTAGRRGVGTTVLAEKICGAGAEAGRSLAEVADLCRKVNGWGRSMGMALTSCTVPHAGKPTFDLPEDQIEIGIGIHGEPGRRRIALQNADAITEMLAMPILDDLPFKSGDRVIAMVNGMGGTPVIELYIIYRKLAEICQGRGVSIARSLVGNYITSLEMQGCSITLLKADDELLSLWDAPVNTPALRW